Genomic DNA from Corylus avellana chromosome ca4, CavTom2PMs-1.0:
aCCTTAAGAAGCGGCAaaatagttgacaatcatgtggaggagaagaaagatgaaCATAAGGAGGTTGCACAGAATTTGCAGAATGATAAAAGCAAGCCAGTAAGCAATGAGGCTTCGTCATCAGCAGCATCCACTCCAGAGATCCCCTATGAGCCACCAGCCcccttcccagaacgtctcaaggcaccttctcactttgggaaacaaggcgaaaaaatacaaggaatgatggagatgttcaaacaggtaaaGATCAATCTTCCCCTTCTTGATGCAATTGCACAAGAACctgcctatgccaagttcctcaaggacttgtgtactcaaaagcGGAAGATCAGAAACCACATCCCCAAGAAAGTTCTTCTGACTGAGCAAGTAAGTTCTCTGATTAAACACAACACCCCtccgaagttcaaggaccccggggctcctacaatttcatgcatcatcggaaaaagagagattgataaGGCACTCTTAGATTTGGGAGCTGGAGTGAATTTACTTCCCTATTCAGTATATCAGCAGTTGGGCCTTGGGGAGCTGAAGCCCACCACAATGATTCTGCAACTAGCTGATCGGTCAATcaagaagcctagagggattgtagaagatgtgattATCCaagtggataaatttttcttcccagtcGACTTTATCGTGCTAGATACCGAGCCTGTGCCCAATCCTGAGAAGAtggttcctgtcatccttgggcgtccattcttagccacagcaaatgcatgcatcaactgtcgaactggagtcatggaaatctcatttggcaatatgaaagttcggttgaatatctttactgcgtttcagcatgctcctgatcaaaatgagtgtttctttttggacagcattgaagaatataTAGAAGACTCACTACCCAGTCTCTTGACAAAGGACCCAGTAGAAGCTTGCCTGAATTATTTCAACATTGAAGAATTCAACACCGACCAGTACATTCAAGAGGTCCATGAATTGTTAGAAACAGCCGCCAGTGCAGATTTCcatccatggagagtagtaaaggagCCCCTACCTGTGACATCAAGCACTCCTCCTGTTCCATCCCTACTGTCTCCACCgaagcttgagttgaagcccctgcCAGAAAAGCTCAAATACGTATTTCTGGGGTCCAACAACACCCTGCCGGTCATCATTGCTTCCGACTTACAAAAAGACCAAGAAGACAGTCTGCTCGCAGtgttaaaagaatataaagAGGCTATTGGTTGGACCgtggcagatttgaaaggcattgACCCCTCCATCTGTATGCAccggatccatttggaagaagatgctcgaccctCCCGTCAGGCACAGCGCcggttgaatcccaacatgaaggaggtagtaatgaaagaggtcgtcaagttacttgatgcaggcatcatctaccccatctcagatagcaaatgggtgagcccaACTCAAGTAGTTCCAAAGAAATCAGGCATCACCGTTGTTGAGAATTCTGCTGGCGAATTGGTTCCACAGCGCACAACCACGGGGTGGCGTGTCTGCATTGACTACCGGAAGCTCAATTCTCATACCCGAAAGGATCACTTCCccctcccattcattgatcaaattttggagcgtcttgctggccagagctactattgcttcttagatggctattccgggtataatcaggtagcagttgatccccaagaccaagagaagacgacgttcacatgtccattcggcacctttgcttaccgacgcatgcccttcggcctatgcaatgcacctgccacattccagagatgtatgatgtctatattctccgacatggtggaaaagtttttggaggtatttatggatgacttttctgtttttggatcttcttttgataaatgccTCCATAATCtgtcacttgtgcttcaacgttgcaaagaaactaacctgattTTGAGCTGGGAGAAAAGCCACTTCATGGTCcaggaaggtatagttttgggccatatagtgtccaaacgaggtattgaggtggaccgggccaaagttgagctcattgaaaatttaccaccacccacttcagtgaagcagaTCCGTTCTTTCCTAGGGCACGCCGGCTTTTATCGTCGTTTCATCAAAGATTTCAGCAAAATTTCAAGGCCCTTATGTCATTTGCTTGCTAAGGACaccccttttcactttgatgaagccTGTCACCAGGCATTCAAGCAGCTCCGGTCCCTATTATCCTCTGCTCCCATCATGCAGCCGCCTAACTGGTCATTGCcctttgagatcatgtgtgatgcatctgattatgctgtgggtgcagttttgggacaacgggtaggcaagcttcttcatgtcatttattatgctagcaagacaTTGAtagatgctcaagtcaattacacaaccactgagaaagaattgctagctgtggtatttgctctggataaattccgctcatatcttctgggatcaaaggtcataattttttctgatcatgctgctctaCGACACctgctggccaagaaggaaacaaagcctCGGTTGATCCGCTGGATTCTACTTCTGCAAGAGTTTGACATtgagattcgggacaagaagggtacTGAAAATGTTGTTGCTGACCATTTGTCACGGATATCATTTGCGACACCCCAGCCGGTTCCAGTTCATGACTCGTTCCCAGATGAGCAACTCTTAGAAATCACCCCGAGAAATCCACCGTGGTAtgccgatattgtcaattatctagcaACAGGCCGGATTCCCTCTCAgtggtctaagcaagataaggaccgcttcttcaagcaagtccgattctattattgggaagatccagagttgttcaagtattgtgctgacCAGATCATCCGACGATGTGTtcctgagagtgaattttccagcattcttaccttttgtcattctctagcttNNNNNNNNNNNNNNNNNNNNNNNNNNNNNNNNNNNNNNNNNNNNNNNNNNNNNNNNNNNNNNNNNNNNNNNNNNNNNNNNNNNNNNNNNNNNNNNNNNNNaatgaggaagaagaagcatagCAGCAAAACATTTGGTGCATGGCAGCACAAAATTTGTGAAAGTAGAAATCATGCATACCCAAAGCCCCAGCACAAAGAAGGCACTGCATGTGTTATTTCACGGGAATATAAGTTCAATAGATATCTAAATTGAAAGgagaataaagaagaagaagaagaagaaaaaaaacatcataATTGTATCTTTCATCAAATAAGTAAAGACTTAAATATTATCTTATCAAAATAAAGaagacattaattaattaagtaaaaggAGATGGCCTTGCTCTTCCATCTGTTCCTCATCCTTTCACAAGTGTTTATAATATATTGTTGGTCACCCTTTGCTAGTGAAAAGCCTGAAAAGATAGCCAACATGAAATTTGAAGAGgttattgttaaaatttattGACCACTCATAGCTAAACAtagttgttatatatatacgcacaaacacatataaatcaaaattatttacGTTTTGAATTAATGGTCAAATGAAAAGAGTTTATTACAAAACTTGCatattaaagttaaaaattGATATGAAGACTCATGCACAAGCAATGGGAcagttatttatatatatatgaacttaaATAACCAATAAGCAATGAGACGATAATAAGTTATTTATGATCATAATTAAGAGAACATGTTTCTAATTACCTTTTCTTCTTCGCTATTCTCTTGTCCAtgtcttccttttcttttcttttgagtCGCACCACCGGCCTTCCTTTAAACAAGTCTGGCACGTTTGTAAAGCATTTACTTcattaagtaaaacaaaactttcAACGAAAGTATTCGTGGCAAAAAAAGATCCCTCGGCTTTAATTCCTAGATTAATGAATCTATCTGTTTTGGGATCATATAAAACcggctttttttgcttttctccCAAAATCTTTTCCTTGTTCCTAAAACAGAACATCGGGCCAAAGCGCCAACCCTTTAAATCAAGGGTAAATTGTTTAGTCCAAGACTCTACTACGCCATATTCCTTCATCATCCAAGCGTTGTAGCTCAAACAAGCATCTTGTTGCTGTCTATGCTCCATTAAATAAAGAAATCCACTAGAAACCCGAAGAACAGAATTATGCAAGTTTAAACTACTTAGACGATCTGGAAGCTTCATCACTCGGAGTTCCTCGTGACACATATGAAACAACCCAATTACGTATTCAGGATCGCCAGATTCAATCTCCATATAATTATAACTTTTATGATATCCAATCCAGTGGCTTGCCCCATTCACTAAAGCTTGCGTACCTTCATTTGCAACATACTGAAAATTGTCGACACCCCTAATAGTCTCCCATGCGCCTGCGCGGAGCTTATATATAAAGTTCCACCTCAGGTGGAAAAAATTCGTACTTACCTAACATCATTCTCAGCACCTTGTAATCATTAGTTGTATGGTCAAAACCGAACCCGTAAACACATGCAGTACTGTTTGCAATATTTGTCGAAGGTTGCATCAATACAAGGTGGAGGGAGAGTGATAGAATTGCAGGGTTCCAAAGAATTAGGGGCTCCGAAGTATGGAGATCTGGCCTATTGTAGTGCAAAAAAGTACTAATCCTTTACAATCAAGAACTTCATAATCTCTAGCTCCAATTTGGCATggaagtttaagtttttgaaactCACTGAATGAACCATTGATATGGTATAATTGCATTTTCGTATAAGGTAATTCATATGTACTCGAATGTAATAGGTGAAAATAATTGTCATGCTCTCactgttggaagtcccacattgcctgggtattaaggaaaTAAGCTaccttttgggttgagttaagCTCAagacttatttttaatatgatatcagagcttaacccaattaattggctgtggcccaccgtcacctattgtcgcacgtgttggcttggatatCCTTCCGCCACACGTGAtggggcgtgttggaagtcccatattgcctgggtattaaagAAATGggccatttataagggtgaggaaaacctcaactcttgagctagcttttggatTGGTTAGGACCCATTTTTAATACTCACTATTGGCAATAAATCTACGACTTCTGATGAAGTATTTCCATGATTTACAAACACATTGGAATCGTAAAAGGGATTTGACGGGTAGTCTTACCAGGATTTCTTTTTGAAGATCGTGTGGAAGAAGCCTCCTGTTTGACATCTCTGTGATTTTTTGCTTGCCTTGGAGAAGACGAACTAAGGAAGGGCTTTTAAAGACGTACGCACGCCTACACGTACCAATAGGACAAACCCTAGTTTGTATTGCTTCTCCAAAAACTCTCTGTTCACGCGCCGCTCTATCTTTTTGCATTGTATTGAAGGAGTTTTGATGGCTGAGATTTAAAGAAGTCAATCCAACGGTTGAAATTGAGGGATGCGTTTGGAGTGAGCACATTTGGGAAGTTCGTGCTGCTCATTCAATGCAGCTTCTAatgatttaggaaaaaaaaaaaaaagacctagattttttaaaatagggGCGATCTAACGGCTTTGGGTAGTAATAGGATCTCTCCATTTTTGGGTAGTAACGGATTAGGCCGCCGCCTGGggctctaattttttttttttttttttgagtggaaGTTTTAGAATATTATTCAGCTCATAAAGAGCAAATCAGGTAGGAAAAGAAATTCTTCATTCCTGATAATACCATCAATACAAGATGGAATTTGATGCCAACAAACATAATCAGTGACATTGTTACAAGCCTCCTCTGCTAGCCCATGGACAGTAGAATTGGCCTCCCTcctcacatgcatgcatgttgaAAATTATAATTGCCCAAGTAACACATAGCAGATTTTACATCTTCTACAAAGTGCCCAAAGAGGCTATCACACGGAATTGAGGAATTCACAGCGTTCACAATGATATCCACAAAGCCCCTCTCTTTTCCAAACATCACAGCATAGAGGGCTGTCAttgtcttttaaatatttataaacacttaatactattttaaatagatagGAGGATATTTTCTCCGGAttgatttagagaaaatttatgtcctaaaTTATATAACTTAATTATGACAAGTAAGTTGGAGTAAACAGGAGCTTGAAAAAGGTTATATCTAGAGTGgcttactttaattatttttgaagtttggaacaaaaaaaacttGACATTCATAAaccaaaagaattttttattattttaagcgttaaatactaaaaacccccTAGGATTttgacactttattttttttttccctaggttttgatttgtatcacaggaggtacatgtggttttgataaagacaaaattagtcattccatccattgaccgttagttgacttaacggaagtccacgttactgacacgtggaccaattaaaattcgacacctGGCATAAGTGGCCGCGTCATCAGTGATNNNNNNNNNNNNNNNNNNNNNNNNNNNNNNNNNNNNNNNNNNNNNNNNNNNNNNNNNNNNNNNNNNNNNNNNNNNNNNNNNNNNNNNNNNNNNNNNNNNNCAAAGTGTGTTTATTTGTGTATTGAGAACCTAGTTTTTCAATCATGTTTATCTTTTTCGCTACactaattttcttaattatggattcatgtttttttctttattaattatttttcgaAGAGAAAGAGCAAATACCACGATGATGTATTGTGATAcacaaattaaattgaaaaatggtATAGATTTGAGAGAATGTGTTGATGACAGAACTAGAAATTCTAATTGATATTTCAAcgagaaatatattaagattacaaattaaagctctctctctctctctctctatatatatatattggtcatacaatcaatgtaaaatttttgtCGCATGTCAACATGGATCTTATTGACATGGTTATGCATTACCAATAATCTTTCCATTAATTCCAATGACAGATGAAGGTTTTgtcaattataaaaaaataataataataataacaaataaaaaattgcctTTTGGTCATTTTTCTATCTGTCCCTTAACAAATTCCCTTTCTCaacttggttttcttttattgaagaaagaaaaatagaaagccTATCAAGTTGGGGAAATTAAGTTGGCCTCTAAACACACTTTCTTAAgaacaaacaataaaattgaATCAAGTGCTATCACGAAATCTAAATCATACTCATATCAAGACGTATGTATAATTAAGATTATGTTATGTGAATGATTTTGCAAACATGTAATAGAATAGAAATTAGGTTCCGAAAGAACATaaaccttttagattttaaacaaacctaaaatcatttttttaaacacaatgtttaagattaattttttgattctCCTTTATTAACTGAATGTCCTTAAATAAGGATACAGTggaaagataaagataaagatacaaAGAAACAGCTAACTAATGGATAACAATTGAAACTAGTTAAGTCTCCTTTAAGtaattaaactattatttttttaagatatttatTAAACTATTCTACTCTAGGATAAGGTAAAGACAAGATAACTTCAAGTTTCATAAAATACATGCCTGCAAGTAGTCTCTTTGTTGTAGAATTATACTCTCATAACAAATTATAATTCCATGGGGTTGGCCTAAGTGATGAAGGCCTTGGATTTTGGTAGCATAATCATTAAGTCTGAGGTCTAAATTCTTTTCGGTGCAAATAATCTTTTGGGCCACACCCCTGGCGAAGCCAAAATATAACCGATCCGTGACATGAGGTACGCTACACGGGGTCTGGAGTTTAATGTCCACTCTATAGATGACACATGTATGATAAATCTTTGGTTCCAAAAAAGCCTTCACAAGAAGACGTGGATGGATAAATCTTTGGTAGATGGGCTctttacttttcctttttcctattGGATTTGGTGTGTTTTGGTTTTAACCGACTTAAAAAGGCTTGTATAAAAACAAAGAGTCCTCTATGTACTTTGGTTGAGCCGCATCGGCgtagagagagaaatttgagtctttttctttcttcttttgagAGCGCCGCACCATAGCTGTTGTCTCTTTAAGGAGTGAAAACAGAGAGCCAATCCTTTTCCTTTCATTCTTGGATCATCTTTAAAGTTCCTCTCCCGTGTTCGTCTTCTCCCAGCAACGCAAAGTCagcaaaaagggaaaaaaaagaaaaaatcacagAGATGTCAAACCGGCTTCTTCCACGGGATCTTCAGAACGAAATCCTGGTAAGACTACCCGTCAAATCGCTTTTACGATTCCAAGGTGTTTGTCAATCATGGAAATCCTTCATCTCTAGTCCCAGATTTATTTCCATGCACACCCAATATAGTGAGAGCACCGACAATTATGCTCACCTATTACATTGGGAggagaaaaatgataaagacgGAGTGATACAATACCAATTACACCATATCGATGGTTCATTCAACAAGTTTCAAAAACTTGAATATCCATGCCAAATTAGAGATAGAGAGTATAGTTTCGCCCTTGAATGCAAAGGATTAATACTTTTTACTATGACTATGATCAAAGATGAGATTGATGACCATCGTTTCGAGCCCCTGATTCTTTGGAACCCTGCAATTAGAATGTCTATCACGCTTCCTCGACCTTGCATTGATGTACCGGCCAACAGAGGCCGCTGTGTTCATGGGTTCGGTTTTGACCATAAAAGTAACGATTACAAGGTGGTGAGAATAGTCTATGGACGATACTCATCCTTTTCACCTAAGGCGGAACTGTATAAACTCTGCACAGGCACTTGGAAGACGGTTAAGGTTGCCGACGATTTTAAGTAtactatatatgcatgtatgcaGGCTTTAGTTAATGGGGCAATCCACTGGCTTGGAAATCATTTAAGAGGTTGGCCATCTTCCGGTACTGAATTGGAATTTGGTGTTGTGCTGTTTCATATTTGTGATGAAGAATTCCAAGTGATGAAGTTTCCGGATCATCTTATAAGTAGTTTGAAGAAGAATTATGCTGAAATTGGGGTTTATGGTGGATTGCTTTCTTTAATGGAGTATAACCGGCAAGAATTTATTCATTTCAGCTGCAGCATTTGGTTAATGAAGGAATATGGCGTAGCAGAGTCTTGGACTAAACAATTTACTATTGATTTAAAGAATGTGTACTTAGGGTCGATGTTCAGTTTTAAGAACAACGAAAGGATTTTGTGGGTAAGGCAAAAAAAGCTGGTCTTATATGATCCTAAGGCACATAAATTTATTAATCTAGAAATTAAAGCCGAGGGATTTCTTTTTGCCAAGAATACTTTCGTTGAAAGTCTTGTTTTACTCAATGACGTAAATGTTATACAAACATGCCAAACTTATTCAAGGAAATGCCGGTGGTGCGAgtcaaagaaaggaaaagaaaagaaaagaaaagaagatatgCATGACATCATGAGAGAAGGCtaagcaaagcaaagcaaagcaaaatagATCTGAATATCTACGAAGAAAAGGTTAGAAGCATGATATTTCTTATTTATCAATTTATGACATCATTTTTAGTAAATTTGAAGCAATAACTTATGAATGTCTTGTTGCTTATTGGTTCATTTAAGTTCATATAACTGTCACGTTGCTTGAGCATGAGGTTGCATTTCAATTGTTAACTTTAATTAATATGCAATTTTTGTAATAATCTTTTCATTTGAATATTCAGCCTGGAATTAAgttattaatcttttgatttatATGTATTTGTGCATAACAACTATGTTTAGCAATGCAATTCCTTGAGTGGTCAATAAATTGAAATGTATTACAACCTCTTCAAATCTCATATTTGCTATCTTTTCAGGCTTTTCACTAGCAAGGGTGACCAACAATTAACAACTATGAAAGACAGAGGAACATATGGAAGAGCAAGACCATCTGCTTTTATTTGATCATTACCTTCTTTTCTTTGATAAGATAATATTTAAGTCTTTACTCATTTTATGAAAGATTCATTTATTGAATCGTATCAGATGTTTATTTCATTGAACTTCAGatgtatgatgtttttttttgggtattaatTATTTGTCGGTGAGAAAGATGATGATGTAATTTTTTGATACAATCATGAAATTGCTTGTGGGTGACATGTAATTTATGTGGAATGCAAAAGCAATTTTCAATTGTGCTGTGTTCTTCCCATCTGGACGGAGCAAGGAACTTCACATTCTCATTCAATTGTGCTCTGTTCCTTTATGAAAACTTCTGCTGGTGGGTTGGGTTTTGGCCACACAACTAACGAATACAAGGGGCTGAGGATGGTATTTTCCTCTAAATTTCTTTCCACTCAAGCGGAGCATTATAAACTCCGCACAGGTACGTGGGAGACTGTTATATGTGGCCATAGATAGATCAATTTATGCGGGCTTTCACGAACGGGCAAGTCATTGAGTTGGATATGGTTCAAATGTTGTTAGGGTCAACTTTTCTGAATAGGTGGTTGTGTTGTTTCATATGCGTGATGAGTAATTCTGAGTTATGAAGCTTTCTTAAATGTGATTTTACTATAGTTATTTTGGAGTTTGAGGGAGTTGTTTGTTGGAATTTGACATGGGTAATAGGTTGTCAATTGGAATAGTCTATGAACAAGCTTGGACAATTACAATTAGGAGTAACTTCATTTTAGACTCTTGAATTACTACACGATTTGAGAAGGCCCCTTCCAagcttcaaaacctctcaatttaaacccctaaactttcaattgtagtcaatttaaacccctccgtcagatttagcGGTTAACTTCCTTGATTTATCCTtgaaatgaccaaaatatctttgattttttttttttttaaaaaaaaatttaatttggaattaatggtaaatttgaaattttataaaaattcaggggtataaatgtgttattatctcacttttaacgttttaaatCTGACGGAAtgattcaaattgattgcaattgaaagtttagggatccaaattgagaggttttgaagtttttttgggaggggggaGAGGGTTCTCAAATTGCGTGGTAATTAAGgggtttaaagtaaagttacccCTTACCATTATCAAGGGATAGTGCTGTGTTTGGTGTAGAAAGGGTAAAAATATCACACCTAGGTATTGCAGAGTACCCATTCACTCCATTTTTCTGGGTGGAGCAGATCATTTATGAAAAGTATTTGATGGGAATGTTATTGTGGTATTTGGttgtattttaattaatttgtgatgGGCACAAGATGATAAGATctatatttgattaataaagTGAATTCAAGTTAtagtagggaaaaaaaaaaaaatgaattcaagGGGAAAATAAGGGCTGCCATGTGGAATATGTTTGTAGAAAtgagggtttagggtttagggaatttattttataaaaaattgttatgcCGTTATCCGTTTTAATTAgtcctttttaattttacccCTATAGTGGATGATgtcaaaatacccaaaataacatgtgttttatttaaaaaataaataaaaagaaaaatttatttctaGTAACTCACGACCTTGTCATATCCATAGTGGTCGTGGGTCTAGTTCCCACGATTATAAAATTTCACTATAAGTTTGGAATAGTActtgtattaaaaaatgaacatcaataatattttagtttatCATTATCAAAGCGTGTGTTTATTTGTGCATTGAGAACACAAATTTTCAATCATGTTTATCGTTTTCGCTACcataattttcttgat
This window encodes:
- the LOC132177259 gene encoding F-box protein CPR1-like, which encodes MSNRLLPRDLQNEILVRLPVKSLLRFQGVCQSWKSFISSPRFISMHTQYSESTDNYAHLLHWEEKNDKDGVIQYQLHHIDGSFNKFQKLEYPCQIRDREYSFALECKGLILFTMTMIKDEIDDHRFEPLILWNPAIRMSITLPRPCIDVPANRGRCVHGFGFDHKSNDYKVVRIVYGRYSSFSPKAELYKLCTGTWKTVKVADDFKYTIYACMQALVNGAIHWLGNHLRGWPSSGTELEFGVVLFHICDEEFQVMKFPDHLISSLKKNYAEIGVYGGLLSLMEYNRQEFIHFSCSIWLMKEYGVAESWTKQFTIDLKNVLFTSKGDQQLTTMKDRGTYGRARPSAFI